DNA from Triticum aestivum cultivar Chinese Spring chromosome 7D, IWGSC CS RefSeq v2.1, whole genome shotgun sequence:
GTTAACACATGGACCTGGAAAGGCCGCAACTGCTACAATTTTGCTGGGCACCTCCTTGATAGTCACAGACGGGTCTTTTGCCTGAGGCAAGTCTGGACCATATTTTGATGGCATCACAAAAGACATCTTCCACTTGTTTCCATCAGCTGACTGCAAGTGACAACATATGAATTAAAATTCAACGCGGGAGTTTTTAGTAACGTGCTAACTCGTAAGCACATTGAATGCTCATCAAGCAAATAGAGACAAGGCAAACTCTGAAGAATGGGCTCATGAGAAAGTCATATAGAACATGCCTTCTTTGTTATAACTGGGGTGGTCATGTCCATCGTTTCACCGCGAACTTCCTCCTTCCGGGTAAAAACAGGGGTTGTCATTTCCATTTGTTCGGACCTCGTGTTCTGAAAGGAAGCATACCATCATAAATTTCCCTTCAGTTGGAGCATTTAATCAAATGAATTCCTTTCACAGCACAGCACAGGGAGGAAACATATGAATTACCTTACCGAATAAGTAAGATGCCAGCACGTTGAACGATTGAGACGATCCGCTGAAATCAAACCCAGTTCTTCCAGGCATCGTCGTCTCAGCGACATAGTATGACTGATGAGAATTGACAACAGAAGAGGACGTTACTCATTAAGTATCAAGACTGACCGCGCTTCCTTGATGCATGTTCCTAGCTACTGTACTATAGAAGAGCACTTTGGTGGATAACAACAAAGCATCACCTCCACTTGTCTGATCTCGTACTCGTCCTCACGCTTCAGGATGCGGAATGGGACGGTCTCGAGGTCGGGAACTGCGAAGGGGGAATTTCAGTAAGCAAGTCCCAAAACCCTGGAGTTTTTTGGGCAAAATGGAGCGTTCCTCGGGCAGGGAATTTCGGCGAGCACTGACCGGACATGAGGGCCTCCTCGAGGGTCCGTGGCTCGAAGCGGCCGGAAGGGAGGGCGTACTTGGCGGCCTCGGTGACGAGGTCGACGGCGCGGCGCTGCGAGGCGGCGAGGGCCTGCGAGACGAGCGCCAGCACCAGCGACCCACGGGCCTCGGCGCCGCTGCTGGTGCGGGTTCCGGCGGCCACGACCGTCAGCGCGGGCCGCCGGCCGCGGGGACGCTCGCCCCGGGCTCGGACGGCGCGCGGCGGTGGCCGCACGGCGGGCAAGCAGGGGAACGCCATTTGATCAGTCTCGGGCGGCGCTGCGCTGGCGAGTTATGTTGTGGTGGTAATGAGCCGGAGCTCTGGCGCCGGAGGGGGAGCGCGGGGCCGTGGCGTGCGCCTCGCCACAGCACGTCTCTTCACGGCGTGAGGCGGGGCGAGCCCAGGGAAAAAATGTTTTCTTGAAACAAGCCCATTAACTgagcgggccgggccgggccgggccggaaGGAGGTTTGCTCGCGAAGCAGATCAGTATCGGGCCGCGCCTTTCCTCTACTTTTCTGATCGTCCGAGCAGGGGTTAGGGTTCTAGGCGGCTGCGCCGGAGACATGGAGGAGAAGGCGAGGCAGCTGCTCCTCCTGGCCGCCGTCGCGGGCGTCGGCGCCGCATTCGGCGCGCTCTCCACCGCGGCCGTCTTCAGCTTCCTCTCCAGGTAACCGACCGAaccctcctcctcgcggcccccACCCCAGACTGGCCCCGCGAGCTGCGGGGGAGCGTTCGCCGAACAGTTGCTTCATTGTTGTTCCTGTTGCTGAGTGGCAGGGCAAAGCGGAGAGAGGGCTACGTGCGCAAACTGTTGGAATCCAATGGCGGTGCTGGTGGTCCGCACGCTGGTAAACCTCTGGTTAATGATTTGCCACCTTCCAGTTCAATAACGTGTACTCCACTGATGCACCAAGTATATTATTAGGGCGTCTCATAGGAACAAATTAATAATTATGTTGCTGTGTGGTGATTGGGTGCTGAACAATTACTTGTTTGCTGAAATGCCGGTATTGAATTTTGAACTTGTTCTGCTTCTGTCAAGTTCTTTTGTCTTAAGAGCGTTTGTTGGGAGCAGGCAGCACTGGACCGGGAGCGCGTCTGCATGATAGCTCGGATCTCCTCTCTGATGAAGTTGTCGCTGAGCAGCTTACAAGGTTCAGATTCTTACTTGATATATTGCACAGCTGTTGAATTCCTCACAATTGTTGCTAGAGCTATAGCTAATAATGAATATATAACCCTGAAAGAGCTATTTCTCCTGCTGCCAATATATTCGACCTCGTACCTTTCTAAATTCATGTGAGCAGAGCAGAAAGTGATATGTATTCTCACAGTACATTGTCTGTAACTTACCATTCCTTGTACATTATAGATATGCTCTATCCGTGATCCACCTTTCCTAATCTTCAGACTACTTTAGTACCCAAACATTTTGAAACACTCAATGTGTTCATGTTTTGATTGTGGTTACCAACACCTGTTTACTTCTTATATTTTAGGAATATACAATTTTTTGGAGTCGAATCTCAGAAGAAAGTTACTGAATCTTTTGTTGTAGTCGTTGGTCTTGGAGGAGTTGGCAGTCATGCTGCTTCCATGCTCCTCAGATCTGGGGTTGGCAGGTTGCTCCTAGTAGATTTTGATCAGGTATATATTTTCAGATGTCAACCTGGAGTCGTTTTACTTCTTTGTTAATACATTTATGTTCAGAGCTTTTGAAATTTCCATTTGAAGCACAGAGAATCAACATGCCATATAGTAGATGCACATCAGTTTCATATAAAATCAGGATACATGATAACTTATTTCTATGAAGCATACTGAGTGCTGATCAGGCTTTTGTGGTAGTATGAAATGGGCATTTTTACATTATGTTTCTGTAAATAATATCCTACATCCAAAATAGATGGACATTAACATGCAACTCATGATATGTTGAAAGGTCTCACTGTCATCACTAAATCGGCATGCTGTGGCAACCAGAGAGGACGTCGGGACCCCAAAAGCATATTGCCTCAAGAAGCATTTCTCATTGATATATCCAGAGTGCCAAATAGAAGCAAGAGTGCAGTTGTATGATTCATCAGCTGAGGACGAAATTCTTTCTGGACA
Protein-coding regions in this window:
- the LOC123165067 gene encoding heme-binding-like protein At3g10130, chloroplastic — translated: MAFPCLPAVRPPPRAVRARGERPRGRRPALTVVAAGTRTSSGAEARGSLVLALVSQALAASQRRAVDLVTEAAKYALPSGRFEPRTLEEALMSVPDLETVPFRILKREDEYEIRQVESYYVAETTMPGRTGFDFSGSSQSFNVLASYLFGKNTRSEQMEMTTPVFTRKEEVRGETMDMTTPVITKKSADGNKWKMSFVMPSKYGPDLPQAKDPSVTIKEVPSKIVAVAAFPGLVTDDDISQRESRLRKALQKDTQYRVKEDSVVEIAQYNPPFTLPFARRNEVALEVEGVDSAS